A window of Nodosilinea sp. PGN35 contains these coding sequences:
- a CDS encoding DNA-directed RNA polymerase subunit beta' — translation MAEQGAPQTSLTFRNRIIDKKQLKKLISWSFTHYGTARTSQMADRIKDLGFKYATRAGVSISVEDLQVPQEKKGMLAAAEEDIRITEERYTRGEITEVERLTKVIDTWNDTSEELKDQVVKNFKENNPLNSVYMMAFSGARGNISQVRQLVGMRGLMANPQGEIIDLPIKTNFREGLTVTEYVISSYGARKGLVDTALRTADSGYLTRRLVDVSQDVIIREHDCGTTRGIPLRSMTDGERVLIPLENRLLGRVVAEDVVHPQTGEVLLEKDHAVSPETAELLAEAKVESVVVRSPLTCEATRSVCRLCYGWSLAHSEMVDLGEAVGIIAAQSIGEPGTQMTMRTFHTGGTFTGEVAPRIRASKDGTVKLPKNLKTRAFRTRYGEDALMIESNAEVVIEGTGKNKSEFLPQGTILFVGDGETVQKDQLLAELPSAGRTRKVTEKATKDVTSDLAGEVKFAGLVQEEKTDRQGNTTRLAQRGGLLWVLAGDVYNLPPSAEPVVRNGDYVNADDTLAETKLTTERGGLVRLPEADDEKGTREVEIITASVMLDQAQVRKEQGQGREHYFIETSHGQRFSLIATPGAKVTSGQVIAELEDDRFHTQTGGIVKFAGVDVAKKGKGKQGYEVVQGGTLLWIPEEAHEVNKDISLLMVEDGQYLEAGTEVVKDIFCQNSGVVEVTQKNDILREILVKPGDIHMVDAPEDVMDRDGTLVNAGEEVMPGLVADALRYIEYVETPDGPALLLRPVEEYVVPNEPAVPSQDSAADAAGSIKLRAIQRIPFKDGERVKSVVGVELLRTQLVLDIEDESPHVVADIELVPDDSDADLMRLQMVVLETQVIRRDVVADQTQGSTVTRLLVEDGQQIEPGAVVARTEIRCKEAGEVRGIREGQEAVRRVLVVRESDRMKVDLQGKEPTVKVGDLVVANTELAPGLTHEESGQVTAIDGGQISLRLARPYRVSTGAVLHIEDGDLVQRGDNLVLLVFERAKTGDIIQGLPRIEELLEARKPKEACVLSERPGNAQVVYSDDETVEVKIIEDDGVVTEYPISPGQNVIVSDGQRVSTAEHLTDGPANPHQILEVFFKYNLSLGMGIHDAALGALQEVQSFLVNEVQSVYQSQGIDISDKHTEVIVRQMSSKCRIDDGGDTTMLPGELVEIYQVEQVNEAMAITGGAPAEYTPVLLGITKASLNTDSFISAASFQETTRVLTEAAIEGKSDWLRGLKENVIIGRLIPAGTGYNAYEESPSPELDPAYESAILDDDMVLQDVVLDDFTARSYDLEGNLSMLNDDEMIGGMSLDEGGARGSGNGDFAGLGNGAGLDDDDLLIDDQTEAL, via the coding sequence ATGGCTGAGCAAGGGGCACCTCAAACCTCTCTGACCTTTCGGAACCGAATCATCGACAAAAAGCAGCTAAAAAAGCTGATCTCCTGGTCGTTTACCCACTACGGCACCGCCCGCACATCGCAGATGGCTGACCGGATCAAGGATCTGGGCTTCAAGTATGCCACCCGGGCCGGGGTCTCCATCAGCGTGGAAGACCTCCAGGTGCCCCAGGAGAAAAAGGGCATGCTGGCCGCTGCCGAAGAGGACATTCGCATTACCGAAGAGCGGTACACCCGAGGCGAAATCACTGAGGTGGAGCGTCTCACTAAGGTGATTGACACCTGGAACGACACCAGCGAAGAGCTGAAAGACCAGGTGGTGAAAAACTTTAAGGAGAACAACCCGCTCAACTCGGTGTACATGATGGCCTTCTCCGGCGCTCGGGGAAACATCTCCCAGGTACGCCAGCTGGTGGGTATGCGGGGTCTGATGGCAAATCCCCAGGGGGAGATCATCGACCTGCCGATTAAAACCAACTTCCGCGAGGGGCTGACCGTTACGGAGTACGTGATCTCCTCCTACGGGGCCCGCAAGGGGCTGGTCGATACGGCGCTGCGAACGGCAGATTCTGGCTACCTCACCCGCCGTCTGGTGGACGTCTCCCAGGATGTGATCATTCGGGAACACGACTGCGGCACAACCCGCGGCATTCCCCTGCGCAGCATGACCGACGGTGAGCGGGTGCTGATTCCGCTGGAAAACCGCCTGCTGGGCCGGGTGGTGGCCGAAGACGTGGTGCATCCCCAGACCGGTGAGGTGCTCTTGGAAAAAGACCATGCCGTGTCTCCAGAGACGGCAGAACTGCTGGCGGAAGCTAAGGTTGAGAGTGTAGTGGTGCGATCGCCCCTCACCTGTGAAGCCACCCGCTCCGTGTGTCGCCTCTGCTACGGCTGGAGCCTGGCCCACTCTGAGATGGTTGACTTAGGCGAAGCGGTGGGCATCATCGCTGCCCAGTCCATCGGTGAGCCCGGCACCCAAATGACCATGCGCACCTTCCACACTGGCGGTACCTTTACCGGCGAAGTGGCCCCCCGCATTCGGGCCAGCAAAGACGGCACCGTCAAGCTGCCTAAAAACCTCAAGACTCGTGCCTTCCGCACCCGCTACGGCGAAGATGCGTTGATGATCGAGTCCAACGCCGAGGTGGTGATTGAGGGTACCGGCAAAAACAAATCTGAATTTTTGCCCCAGGGCACAATTCTCTTTGTCGGTGACGGTGAGACGGTTCAAAAGGATCAGCTCTTGGCGGAGCTCCCCTCGGCGGGGCGCACCCGCAAGGTGACTGAAAAAGCCACCAAAGACGTGACCTCTGACCTGGCTGGGGAAGTGAAATTCGCTGGCCTGGTGCAGGAAGAAAAAACCGACCGCCAGGGCAATACCACCCGCTTAGCCCAACGGGGCGGTCTGCTGTGGGTGCTGGCAGGGGATGTCTACAACCTGCCCCCTAGCGCCGAGCCCGTGGTGCGCAACGGCGACTACGTCAACGCCGATGACACCCTGGCTGAGACTAAGCTCACCACCGAGCGGGGCGGCTTGGTACGTCTGCCCGAGGCCGATGACGAAAAAGGCACCCGCGAGGTCGAGATCATCACCGCCTCCGTCATGCTTGACCAGGCCCAGGTGCGCAAGGAGCAGGGCCAGGGCCGGGAACACTATTTCATTGAGACCTCCCACGGTCAGCGATTCTCGCTGATTGCCACGCCGGGGGCCAAGGTCACCAGCGGTCAGGTAATCGCCGAGCTCGAAGACGATCGCTTCCACACCCAAACCGGCGGCATCGTCAAGTTTGCCGGAGTCGATGTGGCCAAAAAAGGCAAGGGAAAGCAGGGCTACGAAGTCGTCCAGGGCGGCACCCTGCTGTGGATTCCTGAGGAGGCCCACGAGGTCAACAAAGACATCTCCCTGCTAATGGTGGAAGACGGTCAGTACCTGGAGGCGGGCACCGAGGTCGTCAAAGACATCTTCTGTCAAAACAGCGGCGTGGTCGAAGTCACCCAGAAGAACGACATTCTGCGGGAGATTTTGGTCAAGCCCGGCGACATTCACATGGTGGATGCCCCCGAGGATGTGATGGATCGCGATGGCACCCTGGTCAACGCCGGGGAAGAGGTGATGCCGGGCCTGGTGGCCGATGCCCTGCGCTATATCGAGTATGTCGAGACCCCCGATGGCCCCGCCCTGCTGCTGCGCCCGGTGGAAGAATACGTGGTGCCCAACGAGCCCGCCGTCCCCAGCCAGGACAGCGCCGCCGATGCCGCCGGTTCGATCAAGCTGCGCGCCATCCAGCGGATCCCCTTTAAAGATGGGGAGCGGGTGAAGTCGGTGGTTGGGGTCGAGCTACTGCGCACCCAGCTAGTGCTCGATATCGAAGACGAATCTCCCCACGTAGTGGCCGACATTGAGCTGGTACCCGACGACAGCGACGCTGACCTCATGCGCCTGCAAATGGTTGTGCTCGAAACCCAGGTAATTCGCCGCGACGTGGTAGCTGACCAAACCCAGGGCAGCACCGTCACCCGCCTGCTGGTGGAAGACGGCCAGCAGATTGAACCAGGGGCCGTGGTGGCTCGCACCGAGATTCGCTGTAAAGAGGCGGGCGAGGTGCGCGGTATCCGCGAAGGGCAAGAGGCCGTTCGCCGGGTGCTGGTCGTGCGGGAGTCTGACCGCATGAAGGTCGATCTCCAGGGCAAAGAGCCGACGGTGAAGGTGGGGGATCTGGTGGTGGCTAACACCGAACTGGCTCCTGGCTTAACCCACGAAGAGTCAGGCCAGGTCACCGCCATCGACGGCGGTCAAATTTCCCTGCGGCTGGCCCGTCCCTACCGCGTCTCTACCGGTGCCGTGCTGCACATTGAAGACGGTGACCTGGTACAGCGGGGTGACAACCTGGTGCTGCTGGTGTTCGAACGGGCAAAAACCGGTGACATCATCCAGGGTCTACCCCGGATTGAGGAACTGCTGGAGGCCCGCAAGCCCAAAGAAGCCTGCGTGCTGTCTGAGCGCCCCGGCAATGCCCAGGTGGTGTATAGCGATGACGAAACGGTAGAGGTCAAGATCATCGAAGACGATGGGGTGGTCACCGAGTACCCCATCAGCCCTGGCCAAAACGTAATTGTTTCGGACGGCCAGCGGGTAAGCACCGCTGAGCACCTCACCGACGGCCCCGCCAACCCCCACCAGATTCTGGAGGTGTTCTTTAAGTACAACCTCAGTCTGGGTATGGGCATCCACGATGCCGCTCTGGGCGCTTTGCAGGAGGTGCAGTCGTTCCTGGTGAACGAGGTGCAGTCGGTGTATCAGTCCCAGGGCATTGACATTTCCGACAAGCACACCGAGGTGATTGTGCGGCAGATGTCGTCGAAGTGCCGCATTGACGACGGCGGCGACACCACCATGCTGCCGGGAGAACTGGTAGAAATCTACCAGGTGGAGCAGGTGAACGAGGCCATGGCGATCACAGGCGGTGCTCCGGCGGAATACACGCCGGTGCTGCTGGGGATTACGAAAGCTTCGCTGAACACCGATAGCTTCATCTCCGCCGCTAGCTTCCAGGAAACTACTCGGGTGCTGACGGAAGCGGCGATCGAAGGCAAGTCGGACTGGCTGCGCGGTCTGAAGGAGAACGTCATCATCGGCCGTTTGATTCCGGCGGGGACGGGCTACAACGCCTACGAAGAGTCGCCGTCGCCGGAACTTGACCCGGCCTACGAATCGGCCATTCTGGACGATGACATGGTGCTTCAGGACGTGGTGCTGGACGATTTCACCGCTCGCAGCTACGACCTAGAGGGCAACCTCAGCATGCTCAACGATGATGAGATGATCGGCGGCATGTCATTGGATGAGGGCGGGGCGCGCGGCAGCGGCAACGGCGATTTTGCCGGCCTCGGTAATGGTGCTGGCCTGGACGACGATGACCTGCTGATCGATGACCAAACCGAAGCTCTCTAG
- a CDS encoding DNA-directed RNA polymerase subunit gamma — protein sequence MAKLEQRFDYVKIGLASPERIRQWGERTLPNGQIVGEVTKPETINYRTLKPEMDGLFCERIFGPAKDWECHCGKYKRVRHRGIVCERCGVEVTESRVRRHRMGYIKLAAPVAHVWYLKGIPSYIAILLDMPLRDVEQIVYFNAYVVLDPGNAENLSYKQLLTEDQWIEIEDQLYDEETELAGVEVGIGAEALQRLLEDLELETTAEKLREDIANSKGQKRAKLIKRLRVIDNFIATGSKTEWMVLDVIPVIPPDLRPMVQLDGGRFATSDLNDLYRRVINRNNRLARLQEILAPEIIVRNEKRMLQEAVDALIDNGRRGRTVVGANNRPLKSLSDIIEGKQGRFRQNLLGKRVDYSGRSVIVVGPKLQIHQCGLPREMAIELFQPFVIHRLIRQGLVNNIKAAKKLIQHNDPSVWDVLEEVIESHPVMLNRAPTLHRLGIQAFEPILVEGRAIQLHPLVCPAFNADFDGDQMAVHVPLSLEAQSEARLLMLASNNVLSPATGQPIITPSQDMVLGCYYLTAENPDATKGEGHYFGSMEDAIIAFEQGLVDLHAKVWLRFDGEVESDQPKDASPERMESEDGTITEIYPDRRVRLDSEGHLISQYIKTTAGRIIYNKAVLDAIAG from the coding sequence ATGGCCAAGCTAGAACAGCGGTTTGACTACGTCAAAATCGGACTTGCCTCTCCGGAACGAATTCGCCAGTGGGGGGAACGCACCCTGCCCAACGGGCAAATTGTGGGTGAGGTGACCAAGCCTGAAACCATTAACTACCGCACTCTTAAGCCCGAAATGGACGGGCTGTTCTGCGAGCGCATCTTTGGCCCTGCCAAGGACTGGGAGTGCCACTGCGGTAAGTACAAGCGGGTACGCCATCGCGGCATTGTGTGCGAGCGCTGTGGCGTTGAGGTGACCGAATCGCGAGTACGTCGTCACCGCATGGGCTACATCAAGTTGGCCGCTCCGGTGGCCCACGTGTGGTACCTGAAGGGCATTCCTAGCTACATCGCCATTCTGCTCGATATGCCCCTGCGGGACGTGGAGCAAATTGTCTACTTCAACGCCTACGTGGTTCTTGACCCAGGTAATGCGGAAAACCTCAGCTACAAGCAGCTGCTGACCGAAGATCAGTGGATTGAGATCGAAGATCAGCTCTACGACGAAGAGACTGAGCTGGCTGGGGTAGAGGTCGGCATTGGCGCTGAGGCCCTCCAGCGGCTGCTGGAGGATTTGGAGCTAGAAACCACGGCAGAAAAGCTGCGGGAAGATATTGCCAACTCTAAGGGCCAAAAGCGGGCCAAGCTGATCAAGCGCCTGCGGGTGATCGACAACTTTATCGCCACGGGTTCTAAGACCGAGTGGATGGTGCTGGACGTGATTCCGGTGATTCCGCCCGACCTTCGACCAATGGTGCAGCTGGACGGTGGCCGTTTTGCAACCTCTGACCTGAACGACCTATACCGGCGGGTGATCAATCGCAACAACCGCCTAGCTCGCCTCCAGGAGATTTTAGCTCCTGAGATCATCGTCCGCAACGAAAAGCGGATGCTGCAGGAGGCGGTGGATGCGCTGATCGACAATGGTCGCCGGGGGCGCACTGTGGTCGGGGCCAACAACCGCCCGCTGAAGTCCCTCTCAGACATTATCGAAGGCAAGCAGGGGCGCTTCCGACAGAACCTGTTGGGTAAGCGGGTTGACTACTCGGGCCGTTCAGTGATTGTGGTGGGGCCCAAACTGCAAATTCACCAGTGCGGTCTGCCTCGGGAGATGGCGATCGAGCTGTTCCAGCCCTTTGTGATTCACCGCTTGATTCGCCAGGGACTGGTCAACAACATTAAGGCGGCGAAGAAGCTGATTCAGCACAACGACCCCAGTGTGTGGGATGTGCTGGAAGAGGTGATTGAGAGCCATCCGGTGATGCTCAACCGGGCTCCGACGCTGCACCGTCTGGGGATTCAGGCCTTTGAACCCATTCTGGTGGAGGGGCGAGCAATTCAGCTGCACCCGCTGGTGTGTCCGGCCTTTAACGCTGACTTTGACGGTGACCAGATGGCAGTACACGTGCCGTTATCCCTTGAGGCCCAGTCGGAGGCTCGACTGCTGATGCTGGCTTCGAATAATGTGCTGTCGCCAGCTACCGGTCAGCCCATCATTACTCCGTCCCAGGACATGGTGTTGGGCTGCTACTACCTGACGGCGGAGAACCCCGATGCGACCAAAGGCGAGGGGCACTACTTCGGCAGCATGGAAGATGCCATTATTGCTTTCGAGCAGGGATTGGTCGATCTCCACGCCAAAGTCTGGCTGCGGTTTGACGGCGAGGTAGAGTCTGACCAACCCAAAGATGCCTCCCCAGAGCGGATGGAGTCTGAAGATGGCACCATCACCGAAATTTACCCCGATCGCCGAGTGCGGTTAGACAGCGAAGGCCATTTGATTTCCCAGTACATCAAGACGACGGCGGGCCGCATTATCTACAACAAGGCGGTGCTCGACGCGATCGCAGGCTAG
- the rpoB gene encoding DNA-directed RNA polymerase subunit beta codes for MTETTVYQAPPNFVLPDLVEIQRSSFRWFLEEGLIEELESFSPITDYTGKLELHFLGKQYKLKSPKYDVDEAKRRDATYAVQMYVPTRLINKETGEIKEQEVFIGDLPLMTDRGTFIINGAERVIVNQIVRSPGVYYKAETDKNGRRTYNANLIPNRGAWLKFETDKNDLVWVRIDKTRKLSAQVLLKALGLTDNEIFDSLRHPDYFQKTIEKEGQFSEEEALLELYRKLRPGEPPTVAGGEQLLHSRFSDPKRYDLGRVGRYKLNRKLRLNVPDATRVLTPTDILSAIDYLINLEFDIGSIDDIDHLGNRRVRSVGELLQNQVRVGLNRLERIIRERMTVSDSDSLTPASLVNPKPLVAAIKEFFGSSQLSQFMDQTNPLAELTHKRRISALGPGGLTRERAGFAVRDIHPSHYGRICPIETPEGPNAGLIGSLATHARVNEFGFIETPFFKAENGRVFKDVEPIYMTADEEDDLRVAPGDIATDENGYIIGSTIPVRYRQDFTTTDSTEVDYVAVSPVQIISVATSLIPFLEHDDANRALMGSNMQRQAVPLLQPERPLVGTGLEAQAARDSGMVVISRTDGEVAYLDADLIKIRDPEGNLHTYELQKYQRSNQDTCLNQRPIVFPGEQVQAGQVLADGSATEGGELALGQNVLVAYMPWEGYNYEDAVLLSERLVFDDVYTSIHIEKFEIEARQTKLGPEEITREIPNVGEDALRQLDETGIIRIGAWVDSGDILVGKVTPKGESDQPPEEKLLRAIFGEKARDVRDNSLRVPNGEKGRVVDVRVFTREQGDELPPGANMVVRVYVALKRKIQVGDKMAGRHGNKGIISRILPIEDMPYLPDGTPIDIALNPLGVPSRMNVGQVFECLLGWAAENLDARFKVIPFDEMYGEEASRNSTHGKLMEARETTGKDWIFNPDDPGKIVLRDGRTGEAFDKAITVGRAYMLKLVHLVDDKIHARSTGPYSLVTQQPLGGKAQQGGQRFGEMEVWALEAFGAAYTLQELLTVKSDDMQGRNEALNAIVKGKSIPRPGTPESFKVLMRELQSLGLDIAVHKVETREDGTSRDTEVDLMADVNSRRTPSRPTYESIARDEELEEVED; via the coding sequence ATGACTGAAACCACCGTTTACCAAGCTCCCCCCAACTTTGTCCTACCCGACCTGGTAGAAATTCAGCGGTCTAGCTTTCGCTGGTTCCTAGAAGAAGGATTGATCGAAGAGCTAGAAAGCTTTTCTCCCATTACCGATTACACCGGCAAGCTTGAGCTGCACTTTTTGGGTAAGCAGTATAAGCTCAAAAGCCCTAAGTACGACGTTGATGAGGCCAAGCGGCGGGATGCCACCTATGCCGTGCAGATGTACGTACCCACCCGGCTGATCAACAAAGAGACCGGGGAAATTAAAGAGCAGGAGGTCTTCATTGGCGATCTGCCGCTGATGACCGATCGCGGCACCTTCATTATCAACGGTGCAGAGCGGGTCATCGTCAACCAGATCGTGCGCAGCCCTGGGGTCTACTATAAAGCCGAAACCGACAAAAACGGACGTCGCACCTACAATGCCAACCTGATTCCCAATCGGGGAGCCTGGCTCAAATTTGAGACCGACAAAAACGATCTGGTCTGGGTGCGCATCGACAAAACCCGCAAACTGTCGGCCCAGGTGCTCCTCAAGGCGCTCGGTCTCACCGACAACGAGATCTTTGACTCGCTGCGCCACCCCGACTACTTTCAAAAAACTATTGAGAAAGAAGGCCAGTTCAGCGAGGAAGAGGCGCTGCTGGAGTTGTACCGCAAGCTGCGTCCGGGGGAACCACCCACCGTGGCGGGCGGTGAACAGCTGCTGCACTCGCGCTTCTCCGACCCCAAGCGCTACGACCTGGGTCGGGTGGGACGCTACAAACTCAACCGCAAGCTGCGTCTCAACGTGCCCGACGCCACTCGGGTGCTGACTCCCACCGATATTCTGTCAGCGATCGACTATCTGATTAACCTCGAATTCGATATCGGCTCCATTGATGACATCGACCACCTGGGCAACCGCCGGGTGCGCTCTGTGGGTGAGCTACTGCAAAATCAGGTGCGAGTAGGCCTCAACCGCCTAGAGCGTATTATTCGGGAGCGTATGACCGTCTCCGACTCCGACTCGCTCACCCCGGCTTCCCTGGTGAACCCCAAACCTCTGGTGGCAGCGATCAAAGAGTTCTTTGGCTCCAGCCAGCTGTCTCAGTTCATGGATCAGACCAATCCCCTGGCGGAGTTGACCCACAAGCGCCGCATTAGCGCCCTTGGCCCTGGCGGTCTGACCCGGGAGCGGGCAGGCTTTGCCGTGCGCGATATTCACCCCTCTCACTACGGTCGTATTTGCCCAATCGAAACGCCGGAAGGCCCCAACGCTGGTCTGATTGGTTCTCTGGCTACCCACGCCCGCGTAAATGAGTTCGGCTTTATTGAAACCCCCTTCTTCAAGGCCGAAAACGGTCGGGTCTTCAAAGATGTCGAGCCCATCTACATGACCGCTGATGAGGAAGACGATCTACGGGTCGCCCCGGGAGATATTGCTACTGACGAAAACGGCTACATCATTGGCAGCACCATTCCGGTGCGCTACCGCCAAGACTTCACTACCACTGACTCCACCGAGGTGGACTACGTGGCGGTATCACCAGTGCAAATCATCTCCGTAGCCACCTCGCTGATTCCCTTCCTAGAGCACGACGACGCCAACCGTGCGCTGATGGGCTCGAACATGCAGCGCCAGGCGGTGCCCCTGCTACAGCCTGAGCGGCCTCTGGTGGGCACCGGCCTAGAAGCCCAAGCAGCCCGCGATTCGGGAATGGTGGTTATCAGCCGTACCGATGGGGAAGTGGCTTATCTTGACGCAGACCTCATCAAGATCCGCGATCCTGAAGGCAATCTCCACACCTACGAGCTGCAAAAGTACCAGCGTTCTAACCAGGATACCTGCCTCAACCAGCGTCCGATTGTGTTTCCCGGAGAGCAGGTGCAGGCGGGCCAGGTTTTGGCGGACGGCTCCGCCACCGAGGGCGGTGAGCTCGCCCTTGGGCAAAACGTTCTGGTGGCCTACATGCCCTGGGAAGGCTACAACTACGAGGACGCGGTGCTGCTCAGCGAGCGCTTAGTTTTCGACGATGTCTACACCTCGATTCACATCGAGAAATTTGAGATCGAGGCCCGGCAAACCAAGCTCGGCCCTGAGGAAATCACCCGGGAAATCCCTAACGTGGGCGAAGACGCCTTGCGGCAGCTGGATGAAACCGGCATCATTCGCATCGGAGCCTGGGTCGATTCGGGAGATATTCTGGTCGGTAAAGTTACCCCCAAGGGCGAATCCGATCAACCGCCCGAGGAAAAACTACTGCGGGCTATTTTTGGAGAGAAAGCTCGCGACGTGCGGGATAACTCCCTACGGGTGCCCAATGGCGAAAAAGGTCGAGTGGTTGATGTGCGGGTCTTTACTCGGGAACAGGGGGATGAGCTGCCCCCCGGTGCCAATATGGTCGTGCGCGTCTATGTGGCGCTGAAGCGAAAAATTCAGGTGGGCGATAAGATGGCCGGTCGCCACGGCAACAAGGGCATTATTTCCCGCATTTTGCCCATTGAAGACATGCCCTACCTGCCCGATGGCACCCCCATCGACATTGCCCTCAACCCCCTGGGTGTGCCCTCCCGCATGAATGTGGGTCAGGTGTTTGAATGCCTGCTGGGGTGGGCTGCTGAGAATCTGGACGCCCGCTTTAAGGTGATTCCCTTTGACGAGATGTACGGGGAGGAGGCTTCCCGCAACTCGACCCACGGAAAGCTGATGGAAGCTCGGGAGACGACCGGCAAAGACTGGATCTTTAATCCTGACGACCCCGGCAAAATTGTGTTGCGCGATGGCCGCACGGGAGAGGCCTTCGACAAGGCCATTACCGTCGGTCGGGCCTACATGCTGAAGCTCGTACACCTAGTTGACGATAAGATCCACGCCCGTTCCACAGGCCCTTACTCTCTGGTGACGCAGCAGCCCCTGGGCGGCAAGGCCCAGCAGGGGGGACAGCGCTTTGGAGAAATGGAGGTCTGGGCTTTGGAAGCTTTTGGCGCAGCTTATACTCTCCAGGAGTTGCTGACGGTTAAGTCGGACGATATGCAGGGGCGCAATGAGGCGCTGAATGCGATCGTTAAGGGTAAATCAATTCCTCGTCCGGGTACTCCTGAGTCCTTTAAGGTGCTGATGCGAGAGCTCCAGTCCCTCGGCCTGGACATCGCGGTGCACAAGGTAGAAACTCGCGAAGACGGTACCAGCCGCGACACCGAGGTGGATCTCATGGCCGACGTCAACAGTCGCCGCACCCCCTCTCGCCCCACCTACGAGTCCATCGCCCGGGACGAAGAGCTAGAAGAAGTAGAAGACTAG
- a CDS encoding TatD family hydrolase has protein sequence MPLVDTHVHLNFETFAGDLDELTQAWRQAGVLALVHSCVEPTDFAAMQGLADRIPELFLSVGLHPLDMDKWSNATADQIAQLAASDSRVVAIGETGLDFYKADDEAVQRTAFWQQLSIAHRQGLPVIIHCRDAAKATAEVIREFQLTVGPVTGVMHCWAGTPSETQEFLDLGFYISFSGIVTFKNAHQVKASAQMVPADRLLVETDCPFLTPEPRRKERRNQPAFVYHVAAYLAELRQVKFEDLAQATTLNAVTLFNLPKSIAVPSAKTAQLCVPNPISG, from the coding sequence ATGCCTCTGGTTGATACCCACGTCCATCTCAACTTCGAAACGTTCGCTGGGGATCTTGACGAACTAACCCAGGCCTGGCGACAGGCCGGGGTTTTGGCATTGGTGCATTCCTGCGTGGAGCCGACGGATTTTGCCGCCATGCAGGGCCTCGCCGATCGCATCCCAGAGCTGTTTTTGTCGGTGGGGCTTCATCCCCTCGATATGGACAAGTGGAGCAACGCTACGGCAGATCAGATCGCCCAGCTAGCAGCCTCGGACAGTCGAGTTGTCGCCATTGGCGAAACCGGCCTCGATTTCTACAAGGCCGACGATGAAGCGGTACAGCGCACAGCCTTCTGGCAGCAGTTGAGTATTGCCCATCGCCAGGGGCTACCGGTTATTATCCACTGCCGAGATGCCGCAAAAGCCACTGCCGAGGTGATTCGAGAGTTTCAGCTCACCGTGGGCCCAGTGACTGGGGTAATGCACTGTTGGGCCGGTACCCCGAGCGAAACCCAGGAGTTCCTAGATCTGGGTTTCTACATTAGCTTTAGCGGCATTGTCACCTTTAAAAATGCCCATCAGGTTAAGGCCTCGGCCCAGATGGTGCCCGCCGATCGACTGCTAGTTGAAACCGACTGTCCCTTTCTTACCCCCGAGCCCCGCCGCAAGGAGCGGCGCAACCAGCCAGCCTTTGTGTATCATGTGGCGGCTTATCTAGCCGAGCTGCGCCAGGTCAAATTTGAGGATCTGGCCCAGGCCACCACCCTTAACGCTGTGACTTTATTCAATCTGCCCAAGTCCATTGCTGTGCCCTCCGCCAAAACCGCTCAACTCTGCGTGCCAAACCCGATAAGTGGCTAA
- the rpsT gene encoding 30S ribosomal protein S20 — protein sequence MANIKSALKRIEVAERNRLHNRSYKSAVKTLTKNYLAAVEVHQANPSSDSLKQVESTMAAAYSKIDKAVKRGVLHPNTGARKKSRLARLLKAQEAAGAAS from the coding sequence GTGGCAAACATCAAGTCTGCACTAAAACGAATCGAAGTTGCCGAGCGCAATCGGCTCCACAACCGATCCTACAAATCGGCGGTTAAAACCCTTACCAAAAACTACCTCGCTGCGGTCGAGGTCCATCAGGCTAACCCTAGCTCCGACTCCCTAAAGCAGGTGGAGTCCACTATGGCCGCTGCTTACAGCAAAATTGATAAAGCCGTCAAGCGCGGCGTGCTGCACCCCAATACTGGGGCTCGCAAAAAGTCTCGCCTGGCGCGGTTACTCAAGGCTCAGGAGGCGGCAGGGGCTGCATCTTAG